One Azospirillum brasilense DNA window includes the following coding sequences:
- a CDS encoding sensor histidine kinase produces the protein MSGPARRGGGLTGSLRFRLLAGAAVWIALALALAGLVLSGLFRDHVARRFEAELTNHLDQLAALTELGADGAPVLRQPLSDPRFRRPLSGLYWQVGPGEAPVLRSRSLWDEALPLPPDEVADGDIHRHSVVGPAGRQLSVLERAVTFPNGTAPLRMAVAQDEAELRAVVADFNRVLWLSLGALALALIAAAVVQVSVGLRPLVRLRAELAAVRAGRRKRFGGDSPREVQPLLDDLNALLDHSEEVVVRARLQAGNLAHALKTNLAVLANEAEGEAAARRVAEMRRHIDHHMARARAAAARGLPGVATPVADSAGALARVMKKLQGGNGRVIVTVRVPREHVFAGEREDLDEMLGNLLDNAMKWAGSRVEVASRLEAGGMLAVVVEDDGPGLPADRRDTVLAPGVRLDESTPGSGLGLAVVRDVARLYGGDLRLGDSPLGGLRVELVLPAATLS, from the coding sequence GTGAGCGGCCCCGCCCGCCGCGGGGGAGGGTTGACCGGGTCGCTGCGCTTCCGCCTGCTGGCCGGGGCGGCGGTGTGGATCGCGCTGGCGCTGGCGCTGGCCGGGCTGGTGCTGTCCGGCCTGTTCCGCGACCATGTGGCCCGCCGCTTCGAGGCGGAGCTGACCAACCATCTCGATCAGCTCGCCGCGCTGACCGAGCTGGGGGCGGACGGCGCGCCGGTGCTGCGCCAGCCGCTCAGCGACCCGCGTTTCCGCCGCCCCCTGTCGGGGCTGTACTGGCAGGTCGGGCCGGGGGAGGCGCCGGTCCTGCGCTCCCGCTCCCTGTGGGACGAGGCGCTGCCCTTGCCGCCGGACGAGGTCGCCGACGGCGACATCCACCGCCACAGCGTCGTCGGCCCCGCAGGGCGCCAGCTGTCGGTGCTGGAGCGCGCCGTGACCTTCCCCAACGGGACGGCACCCCTGCGCATGGCGGTGGCGCAGGACGAGGCGGAGCTGCGGGCGGTGGTGGCGGATTTCAACCGGGTGCTCTGGCTGTCGCTGGGGGCGCTGGCGCTGGCGCTGATCGCCGCTGCGGTGGTCCAGGTGTCGGTGGGGCTGCGCCCGCTGGTGCGGCTGCGTGCCGAGCTGGCCGCGGTGCGGGCCGGACGCAGGAAGCGCTTCGGCGGCGATTCCCCGCGCGAGGTGCAGCCGCTGCTCGACGACCTGAACGCCCTGCTGGACCATTCGGAGGAGGTGGTGGTCCGGGCGCGGCTCCAGGCCGGGAACCTCGCCCACGCGCTGAAGACGAACCTCGCCGTGCTGGCGAACGAGGCGGAGGGGGAGGCGGCCGCCCGGCGGGTGGCGGAGATGCGCCGCCACATCGACCATCACATGGCCCGCGCCCGCGCCGCCGCCGCCCGCGGCCTGCCCGGCGTCGCTACCCCGGTGGCCGACAGCGCCGGGGCGCTGGCGCGAGTGATGAAGAAGCTCCAGGGCGGCAATGGACGGGTGATCGTCACCGTCCGTGTCCCGCGCGAGCATGTTTTCGCCGGAGAGCGCGAGGATCTCGACGAGATGCTGGGCAACCTGCTGGACAACGCCATGAAGTGGGCGGGGTCGCGGGTGGAGGTCGCGTCGCGGCTGGAGGCCGGCGGGATGCTGGCGGTGGTGGTCGAGGACGACGGGCCGGGCCTGCCCGCCGACCGGCGCGACACGGTGCTGGCCCCCGGCGTGCGGCTGGACGAAAGCACACCGGGCAGCGGCCTCGGCCTTGCCGTCGTGCGCGACGTGGCGCGGCTCTACGGCGGCGACCTGAGGCTGGGCGATTCGCCGCTCGGCGGGTTGCGGGTGGAGCTGGTGCTGCCAGCAGCGACGCTGTCCTGA
- a CDS encoding response regulator transcription factor — MRLLVVEDDPALAQQLAERLEGEGYAVDHAADGEEGQFLGETEPYDAIVLDLGLPRVDGLTVLRSWRAQGMTAPVIILTARGAWTEKVQGIDAGADDYLAKPFSMEELLARIRALIRRSKGHASAEIACGGVVLDTRSGRVTLDGRPVDLTGHEFRVLDYLMHRKGQLVSRTELTEHIYAQDFDRDSNTIEVFVGRLRRKLGADLIKTVRGLGYKLEAP; from the coding sequence ATGCGCCTGCTCGTCGTCGAGGATGATCCGGCGCTCGCCCAGCAGCTCGCCGAGCGGCTGGAGGGCGAGGGCTACGCCGTGGACCACGCCGCCGATGGCGAGGAAGGGCAGTTCCTCGGCGAGACCGAACCCTACGACGCCATCGTGCTGGATCTCGGCCTGCCGCGGGTGGACGGGCTGACGGTGCTGCGCTCCTGGCGCGCGCAGGGGATGACGGCACCGGTCATCATCCTGACCGCCCGCGGCGCCTGGACAGAGAAGGTCCAGGGCATCGACGCCGGGGCCGACGACTATCTGGCGAAGCCCTTCAGCATGGAGGAGCTTCTCGCCCGCATCCGCGCGCTGATCCGCCGCTCCAAGGGCCACGCCTCGGCGGAGATCGCCTGCGGCGGGGTGGTGCTGGACACCCGCTCGGGCCGGGTCACGCTGGATGGGCGGCCGGTGGACCTGACCGGGCACGAGTTCCGCGTGCTCGATTACCTGATGCACCGCAAGGGGCAGCTGGTCTCCCGTACGGAGCTGACCGAGCACATCTACGCCCAGGATTTCGACCGCGATTCCAACACCATCGAGGTCTTCGTCGGTCGCCTGCGCCGCAAGCTGGGCGCCGACCTGATCAAGACGGTGCGCGGGCTCGGCTACAAGCTGGAGGCGCCGTGA
- a CDS encoding PepSY domain-containing protein, whose product MNAARAVLLPLVLLTAALPAAADDDRDHERAREAFRSGRALPLEAILARAQADSPGDILDVEFEDEDGQIVYEIKTITAEGRVLKLKYDAATGDLLRVRGRNGKGEGGHHGKR is encoded by the coding sequence ATGAACGCTGCCCGCGCCGTCCTGCTGCCTCTGGTCCTCCTCACCGCGGCCCTGCCGGCGGCGGCGGATGACGACCGCGACCATGAGCGGGCGCGGGAGGCGTTCCGCTCGGGCCGGGCGCTGCCGCTGGAGGCCATCCTGGCCCGCGCGCAGGCCGATTCCCCCGGTGACATCCTGGACGTCGAGTTCGAGGATGAGGACGGGCAGATCGTCTACGAGATCAAGACCATCACCGCCGAAGGGCGCGTCCTGAAGCTGAAATACGACGCCGCCACCGGCGACCTGCTGCGGGTGCGCGGGCGCAACGGGAAGGGCGAGGGCGGCCATCATGGGAAGAGGTGA
- a CDS encoding DUF1924 domain-containing protein, with the protein MIRFVLPTLAVFAVGAAIAAAPNPARTALLDGYAAQAKAQSPAFAGFSAERGRALYLGPHGGGKPESNACAACHTPDPTAQGRHQRTGRGIEPMAVSANPKRFTDPAEVEKRFDRDCPNVLGRVCTAQEKGDFITYLAGQ; encoded by the coding sequence ATGATCCGCTTCGTCCTGCCCACGCTGGCCGTCTTCGCCGTGGGCGCGGCCATCGCCGCCGCCCCGAACCCGGCGCGCACCGCCCTCCTCGACGGCTATGCCGCCCAGGCGAAAGCGCAATCGCCGGCCTTCGCCGGCTTCTCCGCCGAGCGGGGACGCGCGCTCTATCTCGGCCCGCACGGCGGCGGCAAGCCGGAGAGCAACGCCTGCGCCGCCTGCCACACCCCCGACCCGACCGCCCAGGGCCGTCACCAGCGGACCGGGCGCGGGATCGAGCCGATGGCCGTCTCCGCCAACCCAAAGCGCTTCACCGACCCCGCGGAGGTGGAGAAGCGCTTCGACCGCGATTGCCCCAACGTCCTCGGCCGCGTCTGCACGGCGCAGGAGAAGGGCGACTTCATCACCTATCTCGCCGGTCAATAA
- a CDS encoding diheme cytochrome c, with protein sequence MPRRLIAATVLLLLSGAAASANEFERVRPVTNDATRKECGECHMAFQPGLLPAGSWTRIMDGLDNHFGEKASLPPGPAAEIRAYLTGNAAGRGDPALLRITEQRWWLREHRFRPEVWLRKDVMSKTNCEACHRDAARGLYDD encoded by the coding sequence ATGCCCCGCCGCCTCATCGCCGCAACCGTTCTTCTGCTGCTGTCCGGCGCCGCCGCTTCGGCCAACGAGTTCGAGCGCGTCCGGCCGGTGACCAACGACGCCACCCGCAAGGAATGCGGGGAATGCCACATGGCCTTCCAGCCCGGCCTGCTGCCGGCGGGAAGCTGGACCCGGATCATGGACGGGCTGGACAACCATTTCGGCGAGAAGGCCAGCCTGCCGCCCGGCCCGGCGGCGGAGATCCGCGCCTATCTGACCGGCAACGCCGCCGGGCGCGGCGACCCCGCGCTGCTGCGCATCACCGAGCAGCGCTGGTGGCTGCGCGAGCACCGCTTCCGCCCGGAGGTCTGGCTGCGCAAGGACGTAATGTCCAAGACCAACTGCGAAGCCTGCCACCGCGACGCCGCCCGCGGCCTCTATGACGACTGA
- a CDS encoding DUF6494 family protein has protein sequence MDHDTFNMGIRKYLKVVGVTSQREIERAVSEAMEAGKLKGNETLQARVVLTVEGIGLEHEIKGEIALE, from the coding sequence ATGGACCACGACACCTTCAACATGGGCATCCGGAAGTACCTGAAGGTCGTCGGCGTCACCTCGCAGCGCGAGATCGAACGCGCTGTGAGCGAAGCGATGGAGGCCGGAAAGCTGAAGGGCAACGAGACGCTCCAGGCCCGCGTCGTGCTGACCGTCGAGGGCATCGGGCTGGAGCATGAGATCAAGGGGGAGATCGCGTTGGAGTAG
- a CDS encoding 3-oxoacyl-ACP reductase has protein sequence MDFRDKTVLVTGASRGIGAAIAKAFAAEGAAVAVNYLSNADAAEAVAAACRDAGGDAWAVQADVTDAEAVNRMVERTAEEFGKIDVVVNNAFRPYAFDPEKRKLFWDTDWADYRGQVDGVLLGTYNVCRAVLPVMRRRPGGSIVNMATDLVARPTVPYHDYTTAKAALVGFSRNLAAELGPLGIRVNCVAPGLVYPTDASRATKEDVKDAIVAQTPLRRIATPEDVTGPVLFLASGWSRFMTGQVLYVDGGLVMG, from the coding sequence ATGGATTTCCGCGACAAGACCGTCCTTGTCACCGGCGCCAGCCGCGGCATCGGCGCCGCCATCGCCAAGGCCTTCGCGGCGGAGGGGGCGGCGGTCGCCGTCAACTACCTGAGCAACGCGGACGCCGCCGAGGCGGTGGCGGCGGCCTGCCGGGACGCCGGCGGCGATGCCTGGGCGGTCCAGGCCGACGTGACCGACGCCGAGGCGGTGAACCGCATGGTGGAGCGCACGGCGGAGGAGTTCGGCAAGATCGACGTGGTGGTCAACAACGCCTTCCGCCCCTACGCCTTCGACCCGGAGAAGCGCAAGCTGTTCTGGGACACCGACTGGGCGGATTACCGGGGGCAGGTGGATGGCGTGCTGCTCGGCACCTACAACGTTTGCCGGGCGGTGTTGCCGGTGATGCGGCGGCGGCCCGGCGGCAGCATCGTGAACATGGCGACCGACCTCGTGGCCCGGCCCACCGTGCCCTATCACGACTACACGACGGCCAAGGCGGCGCTGGTCGGCTTCAGCCGCAATCTGGCGGCGGAGCTGGGGCCGCTGGGCATCCGCGTCAACTGCGTGGCGCCGGGGCTGGTCTACCCCACCGACGCCAGCCGGGCGACGAAGGAGGACGTGAAGGACGCCATCGTCGCCCAGACCCCCCTGCGCCGCATCGCCACACCGGAGGACGTGACCGGTCCGGTGCTGTTCCTGGCGTCGGGCTGGAGCCGCTTCATGACCGGGCAGGTGCTGTATGTGGATGGCGGGCTGGTGATGGGGTGA
- a CDS encoding ABC transporter substrate-binding protein, which translates to MFGFLRTLGAVAVSALLLSSPALALDKVTVAGWSQLISEITNLLAEPDKGFFKAKGIDLGYVPGTGGGSAIQNMLTGQADVAFTDPASFYLALDKGEKLIAIYNIYPQNVFNVVSPKERNITKPEDLKGKRIGVYSLSSGTRQNLQVLLHQVGLSEKDVTIEVTGLLNFAPVIQGQVDATAATDTGLHVGMQKGLKDVNVIEVKDTLNLPSDIFVVTEETYRTKKDVLKRFLAAYRDSAAWMIAEPEEAARLAVTRAINGRDEATNLAIIKLRNASSVSETTKAKGLGHFDPALMQKGADTFRQLGLIAADLDMGTLVQSDLIPE; encoded by the coding sequence ATGTTCGGGTTCCTGCGCACCCTGGGTGCCGTCGCCGTTTCCGCCCTGCTTCTGTCCTCCCCCGCGCTGGCGCTCGACAAGGTGACCGTGGCGGGCTGGAGCCAGCTGATCAGCGAGATCACCAACCTGCTGGCCGAGCCGGACAAGGGCTTCTTCAAGGCCAAGGGGATCGATCTCGGCTATGTGCCGGGGACCGGCGGCGGCTCGGCCATCCAGAACATGCTGACCGGTCAGGCCGACGTGGCCTTCACCGACCCGGCCTCCTTCTACCTCGCGCTCGACAAGGGCGAGAAGCTGATCGCCATCTACAACATCTACCCGCAGAACGTCTTCAACGTGGTGTCGCCGAAGGAGCGCAACATCACCAAGCCCGAAGACCTCAAGGGCAAGCGCATCGGCGTCTACAGCCTGTCCAGCGGCACGCGCCAGAACCTCCAGGTGCTGCTGCATCAGGTGGGGCTGAGTGAGAAGGACGTGACCATCGAGGTGACCGGCCTGCTGAACTTCGCCCCCGTCATCCAGGGTCAGGTGGACGCCACCGCGGCGACCGACACCGGCCTGCATGTCGGGATGCAGAAGGGGCTGAAGGACGTCAACGTCATCGAGGTCAAGGACACGCTGAACCTGCCCAGCGACATCTTCGTGGTGACGGAGGAGACCTACCGCACGAAGAAGGACGTTCTGAAGCGCTTCCTCGCCGCCTACCGCGACAGCGCCGCCTGGATGATCGCCGAGCCGGAGGAGGCCGCCCGCCTCGCCGTGACCCGCGCCATCAACGGCCGCGACGAGGCCACCAACCTCGCCATCATCAAGCTGCGCAACGCCTCCAGCGTGTCGGAGACGACCAAGGCCAAGGGGCTCGGCCACTTCGACCCGGCGCTGATGCAGAAGGGGGCGGACACCTTCAGGCAGCTCGGCCTGATCGCGGCGGACCTCGACATGGGCACGCTGGTCCAGTCCGACCTGATCCCCGAGTAA
- a CDS encoding ABC transporter permease — protein sequence MVRAASVLLLVLLLAGWEVYCRVAGVSALVVPLPSAVLRTLWDGLAGGYLLPHLWVTTAEMAMGLAAGCTVGFLAGVLLAEVPVLRRLFYPYILASQVVPKLALGPLFIVWFGFGMTSTVVITALICFFPLLENTMTGLQQVDPNKRELFRMLRATRLQTLLRLKIPSGLPVILAGLRVAVVLALVGAVVGEFIGGRQGLGASIIAAQGMMDSTMMFALFIVITVLGMIVYQAAAGLERWLLRRPWKG from the coding sequence ATGGTCCGTGCCGCCTCCGTCCTGCTGCTCGTGCTGCTGCTGGCGGGGTGGGAGGTCTATTGCCGGGTGGCGGGGGTGTCCGCGCTGGTCGTGCCGCTGCCGTCGGCGGTGCTGCGCACGCTGTGGGACGGGCTGGCGGGGGGATACCTGCTGCCGCATCTCTGGGTCACCACGGCGGAGATGGCGATGGGCCTCGCCGCCGGCTGCACCGTCGGCTTCCTCGCCGGGGTGCTGCTGGCCGAGGTGCCGGTGCTGCGCCGCCTGTTCTACCCCTACATCCTCGCCAGCCAGGTGGTGCCGAAGCTGGCGCTGGGGCCGCTGTTCATCGTCTGGTTCGGCTTCGGCATGACCTCCACCGTCGTCATCACGGCGCTGATCTGCTTCTTCCCGCTTTTGGAAAACACCATGACCGGCCTCCAGCAGGTCGATCCCAACAAGCGGGAGCTGTTCCGGATGCTGCGGGCGACCCGCCTGCAGACCCTCTTGCGGCTGAAGATCCCCTCCGGCCTGCCGGTGATCCTGGCGGGTTTGCGCGTCGCCGTGGTGCTGGCGCTGGTCGGCGCCGTCGTCGGCGAGTTCATCGGGGGGCGGCAGGGGCTGGGCGCCTCGATCATCGCGGCGCAGGGGATGATGGATTCGACCATGATGTTCGCCCTGTTCATCGTCATCACGGTGCTGGGCATGATCGTTTATCAGGCCGCCGCCGGGCTTGAGCGGTGGCTGCTGCGCCGTCCGTGGAAAGGATAA
- a CDS encoding ABC transporter ATP-binding protein, whose amino-acid sequence MSFVSIEQAGYGVPSGGTILDRIDWTIGEGEFHALVGRSGCGKTTLLKLVAGLLAPSTGTVRIQGEPVRGPGAQVGFVFQAPTLLDWRTVLDNLLLPVSLTRRPQPADRRKAEELLHLVGLSGLEGRYPSQLSGGQQSRVALARALVTEPPLLLLDEPFAALDAITREELQDDLLKLCARHRTTVLFVTHDIAEAVYLADRVAVMEGGHLRHALPVPLARPRGRDVLYSPRFNALCLELRHAMDGKTDSGMALERAS is encoded by the coding sequence ATGAGCTTCGTCAGCATCGAACAGGCCGGTTACGGCGTCCCGAGCGGCGGCACCATCCTGGACCGCATCGACTGGACCATCGGGGAGGGCGAGTTCCACGCGCTGGTCGGGCGCAGCGGCTGCGGCAAGACGACCCTGCTGAAGCTGGTCGCCGGGCTGCTCGCCCCCTCCACCGGAACCGTCCGCATCCAGGGGGAGCCGGTGCGGGGGCCGGGCGCCCAGGTCGGCTTCGTCTTCCAGGCGCCGACGCTGCTGGACTGGCGGACGGTGCTCGACAACCTGCTGCTTCCGGTGTCGCTGACACGCCGCCCGCAGCCGGCGGACCGCCGCAAGGCAGAGGAACTGCTGCACCTCGTCGGCCTGTCCGGACTGGAAGGGCGCTACCCCAGCCAATTGTCGGGCGGGCAGCAGAGCCGCGTCGCGCTGGCCCGTGCGCTGGTCACCGAGCCGCCGCTGCTCCTGCTCGACGAGCCCTTCGCCGCGCTCGACGCCATCACGCGGGAGGAGTTGCAGGACGACCTGCTGAAGCTCTGCGCCCGGCACCGCACCACCGTGCTGTTCGTCACCCATGACATCGCGGAGGCGGTCTATTTGGCCGACCGGGTGGCGGTGATGGAGGGCGGGCACCTGCGCCACGCCCTGCCGGTGCCGCTGGCCCGCCCGCGCGGGCGCGACGTCCTCTACAGCCCCCGTTTCAACGCCCTGTGCCTGGAGCTGCGCCACGCCATGGATGGCAAGACCGACAGCGGCATGGCGCTGGAGCGCGCGTCGTGA
- a CDS encoding acyl-CoA reductase, whose translation MERAGHLPGLSADAVGWRTLTFRRGAETLDVAVPVLAEAQIAELATRVRTNARTYLRSRTVAEIAATIDRAVARLLDRDDPWRQKAERLLPLVTGYDAEMVRLGLTGYLKTFRGPELRKFIAEDFANPAVLDDFQPMPKGGFARAFGPELLLHVWAGNVPGLPLWSLISGLLVKAGTVGKLPSAEPLFAGWFAQILAEIDPELADCIAIVWWKGGDEVAERAWLGRADTVVAYGGNDALEAIRARVPITTRFLPYGHKISFGMVSRSALDAGKAGAVARQAAYDVARYDQQGCYSPQTFFVERGGRVSPRAFAGYLAHELDALGGKFPRRPLSMGEAGSVASWRNAEETKGFADPSRALLGDPAGSWAVAYTDAADGLSPCGLNRTVTVGAVGRLADAVPGLAPYRAFLQTVGIAAAPEELFALAGALGAVGVTRLCALGRMTAPEAGWHHDGRFNLLDLVTMTEIEGSAERAADIFAPYTD comes from the coding sequence ATGGAGCGCGCCGGGCATCTGCCGGGGCTGTCCGCCGACGCGGTGGGTTGGCGGACGCTGACCTTCCGGCGCGGCGCCGAAACGCTCGACGTGGCGGTGCCGGTGCTGGCCGAGGCGCAGATCGCTGAATTGGCAACGCGGGTGCGGACGAACGCGCGGACCTATTTGCGAAGCCGCACCGTTGCGGAGATCGCCGCCACCATCGACCGCGCCGTCGCCCGGCTGCTCGACCGCGACGACCCGTGGCGGCAAAAGGCGGAACGGCTGCTGCCGCTGGTCACCGGCTACGACGCCGAGATGGTCCGGCTGGGGCTGACCGGCTATCTGAAGACCTTCCGCGGGCCGGAGCTGCGGAAGTTCATCGCCGAGGATTTTGCCAACCCGGCGGTGCTCGACGATTTTCAGCCCATGCCCAAGGGCGGCTTCGCCCGCGCTTTCGGGCCCGAACTGCTGCTGCATGTCTGGGCAGGCAACGTGCCGGGTCTGCCGCTGTGGAGCCTGATTTCCGGCCTGCTGGTCAAGGCCGGCACGGTCGGCAAGCTGCCGAGCGCCGAGCCGCTGTTCGCCGGCTGGTTCGCGCAAATCCTGGCGGAGATCGACCCGGAGCTGGCCGACTGCATCGCCATCGTCTGGTGGAAGGGCGGCGACGAGGTGGCGGAGCGGGCGTGGCTGGGTCGCGCCGATACGGTGGTCGCCTATGGCGGCAACGACGCGCTGGAGGCCATCCGGGCGCGGGTGCCGATCACCACGCGCTTTCTGCCCTACGGCCACAAGATCAGCTTCGGCATGGTCTCCCGGTCCGCGCTCGACGCCGGGAAGGCGGGGGCGGTGGCCCGGCAGGCGGCCTACGACGTGGCGCGCTACGACCAGCAGGGCTGCTACTCGCCCCAGACCTTTTTCGTGGAGCGCGGCGGGCGGGTGTCGCCGCGCGCGTTCGCCGGCTATCTGGCGCATGAGCTGGACGCCCTCGGCGGCAAGTTCCCGCGCCGCCCCCTGTCGATGGGCGAGGCGGGCAGCGTCGCGTCCTGGCGCAACGCGGAGGAGACGAAGGGCTTTGCCGACCCCAGCCGCGCCCTGCTCGGCGATCCGGCGGGAAGCTGGGCGGTCGCCTATACGGACGCGGCGGACGGCCTCTCGCCCTGTGGGCTGAACCGCACGGTGACGGTGGGGGCGGTGGGCCGGCTGGCCGACGCGGTGCCGGGGCTGGCGCCCTACCGCGCCTTCCTCCAGACCGTGGGCATCGCCGCCGCACCGGAAGAGCTGTTCGCGCTCGCCGGGGCGCTGGGGGCGGTCGGGGTGACGCGCCTCTGCGCGCTCGGCCGCATGACCGCGCCGGAGGCGGGCTGGCACCATGACGGGCGGTTCAACCTGCTGGACCTCGTCACCATGACCGAGATCGAAGGCTCGGCGGAACGGGCGGCGGACATTTTCGCCCCCTACACGGATTGA
- a CDS encoding long-chain fatty acid--CoA ligase: MTEAQLVEDLLAFIAAGEADEEAFNRMALAVFAHQFETNAPYRRFATQRARTLRTVKSWRDVPAVPISAFKDLTLSGRPPEECPHVFMTSGTTKGVRGKSHHPTLAVYDRSMTVNFRRRFMANPYGGNFERLRMGILFPTEQAMPNSSLAHYLALAKSEFGTADSRYLITDAGLDVDGAIEALSRAETTGEPYALLGASFSVVHLMDALAERGRSFVLPAGSRILDTGGFKGQSREMAAEEFYSRLSATFGVPRRLCINMYGMTELSTQFYDDGNETCPSVKSGPHWIRSRVINPLTGQEVPRGSVGVLVHHDLAHFNCASAILTEDAGVEVEGGFQLLGRADGADAKGCSMAVEDFLKAARAP; the protein is encoded by the coding sequence GTGACCGAAGCCCAACTTGTCGAAGACCTGCTGGCCTTCATCGCCGCCGGAGAGGCGGACGAGGAGGCGTTCAACCGCATGGCGCTGGCCGTCTTCGCCCACCAGTTCGAGACCAACGCCCCCTACCGCCGCTTCGCCACCCAGCGGGCGCGCACCCTGCGCACGGTGAAGAGCTGGCGCGACGTGCCCGCCGTCCCGATCAGCGCCTTCAAGGACCTGACGCTGAGCGGACGCCCGCCGGAGGAATGCCCGCACGTCTTCATGACCAGCGGCACCACCAAAGGCGTGCGCGGCAAGAGCCACCACCCGACGCTGGCGGTCTACGACCGCTCGATGACCGTCAATTTCCGCCGCCGCTTCATGGCCAATCCTTACGGGGGTAACTTCGAGCGGCTGCGCATGGGCATCCTGTTCCCGACCGAGCAGGCGATGCCCAACTCCTCGCTCGCCCATTATCTGGCGCTGGCGAAGAGCGAGTTCGGGACGGCGGACAGCCGCTACCTCATCACCGACGCCGGGCTGGACGTGGACGGGGCGATCGAGGCGCTGTCCCGCGCCGAGACGACCGGCGAACCCTATGCCCTGCTGGGGGCGAGCTTCAGCGTCGTGCATCTGATGGACGCGCTGGCCGAGCGGGGGCGGAGCTTCGTCCTGCCGGCGGGCAGCCGCATCCTTGACACCGGCGGCTTCAAGGGCCAGTCGCGGGAGATGGCGGCGGAGGAGTTCTACAGCCGCCTGTCCGCGACCTTCGGCGTGCCGCGCCGCTTGTGCATCAACATGTACGGCATGACCGAGCTGAGCACCCAGTTCTACGACGACGGCAACGAGACCTGCCCGTCGGTGAAGTCCGGACCGCACTGGATACGCAGCCGGGTCATCAACCCGCTGACCGGGCAGGAGGTGCCGCGCGGCAGCGTCGGCGTGCTCGTCCATCACGATCTGGCCCATTTCAACTGCGCCTCGGCCATCCTGACCGAGGATGCGGGGGTGGAGGTGGAGGGCGGCTTCCAGCTTCTCGGCCGGGCCGACGGGGCGGACGCCAAGGGCTGCTCCATGGCGGTCGAGGACTTCCTCAAAGCGGCGCGGGCGCCCTGA